The following proteins are co-located in the Manihot esculenta cultivar AM560-2 chromosome 9, M.esculenta_v8, whole genome shotgun sequence genome:
- the LOC110618550 gene encoding subtilisin-like protease SBT5.3: MSTFTTSSFSLLLLLFLFSSLHIPTQAAKKSYVVYLRRNSHGPEASFALDISRKTESYYELLGSCMESKEKAKEAIFYTYSSYINGFAAILEDEEVDEISKRPEVASVSPNEASELHTTRSWEFLGLERNGQIPPESIWVKARFGEDVIIGNLDTGVWPESESFSDEGMGPIPSKWKGYCDTNDGVRCNRKLIGARYFNKGYQAALGHPLDSSYNTARDTNGHGTHTLATAGGRFVSGANLLGSANGTAKGGSPNARVASYKVCWPSCLDADILAAFDAAIQDGVDILSVSLGSRPRHYFGHGISVGSFHAVKNGILVVCSAGNNGESGGGVSNVAPWILTVAASTIDRDFPSNVILGNNKLFKGLSFNTNTLPTRKYYPLVYSVDAKAANVSADNARFCPPESLEPAKVKGKIVYCLNGLESDVEKSWVVAKAGGIGVILANRYPDAKISPQPHFLPTSVVSAADGLSILAYIYSTRFPIAYISGATEVGDLAAPIVASFSSAGPNSINPEILKPDVTAPGVDILAAYTEASGPSSLVTDQRHLPFNIISGTSMSCPHVSGIAGLLKSIHPDWSPAAIKSAIMTTARTRNNVRQPLATPFPDESSPFIYGSGHIWPSRAMDPGLVYDLTTKDYLNFLCSIGYNATQMSVFAEGPYNCPSKNTSLLDLNYPAITVPNLSGKVTVTRTLKNVGTPGLYKARIDPPQGIKVKVEPMRLKFNKTNEERSFKVTLEAGKNASHFVYAFGRLMWSDGVHTVRSHIAVRKDEATF; encoded by the exons ATGAGTACCTTTACTACTTCATCTTTTTCTCTTTTGCTTCTCCTCTTCCTATTCTCTTCTTTGCATATTCCAACGCAGGCGGCCAAAAAG TCTTATGTAGTGTACTTGCGGAGGAATTCTCATGGACCTGAAGCTTCTTTTGCGTTGGATATCAGTAGGAAGACTGAGTCCTACTATGAGTTATTGGGTTCTTGCATGGAAAG CAAGGAGAAGGCAAAAGAAGCAATATTCTATACCTACTCCAGTTATATCAATGGCTTTGCTGCAATACTTGAAGATGAAGAAGTTGATGAAATCTCAA AGCGGCCAGAAGTGGCATCAGTTTCTCCTAATGAAGCGAGTGAACTGCATACGACAAGATCATGGGAGTTTCTTGGACTAGAGAGAAATGGACAAATTCCACCTGAATCTATCTGGGTTAAGGCAAGATTTGGTGAAGATGTAATTATTGGAAATCTTGACACTG GCGTCTGGCCGGAGTCAGAAAGCTTCAGTGATGAAGGAATGGGGCCTATTCCATCAAAGTGGAAAGGATATTGTGATACAAATGATGGAGTTAGATGTAACAGGAAGCTGATTGGTGCGAGATACTTCAACAAGGGATACCAAGCTGCTCTAGGCCATCCACTTGATTCATCCTACAACACTGCCCGAGATACTAATGGTCATGGCACCCACACTCTTGCTACGGCAGGTGGGCGCTTTGTTTCAGGAGCTAACCTCTTGGGCTCAGCTAATGGAACTGCAAAGGGAGGGTCTCCTAATGCCCGAGTTGCTTCCTACAAGGTTTGCTGGCCAAGTTGCCTTGACGCTGATATATTGGCTGCCTTCGACGCTGCAATTCAGGATGGGGTTGATATCTTGTCAGTTTCACTTGGAAGTCGTCCTCGCCATTATTTTGGTCATGGAATTTCAGTTGGGTCTTTTCATGCTGTTAAGAATGGGATTCTTGTAGTCTGCTCTGCAGGGAATAATGGGGAATCAGGTGGAGGTGTTTCTAATGTAGCTCCCTGGATTCTCACAGTTGCAGCAAGCACAATTGATCGGGATTTTCCATCCAATGTCATCCTTGGAAATAACAAGCTATTCAAG GGCCTGAGTTTCAATACCAATACTTTACCTACTAGAAAGTACTATCCCTTGGTTTATTCTGTTGATGCTAAAGCTGCCAACGTCTCTGCTGACAACGC ACGATTCTGTCCTCCTGAATCCCTTGAACCAGCAAAGGTAAAAGGGAAAATTGTGTACTGTTTAAATGGTCTAGAGTCAGATGTTGAGAAGAGCTGGGTGGTTGCGAAGGCTGGTGGCATTGGGGTGATCCTCGCTAATCGGTATCCTGATGCAAAGATCTCCCCTCAACCCCACTTTCTTCCTACTTCAGTAGTTTCTGCAGCTGATGGCCTTTCCATTTTAGCTTATATATATAGCACAAG GTTTCCAATAGCTTATATAAGTGGTGCTACTGAAGTTGGAGATTTGGCTGCTCCTATCGTGGCTTCATTTTCATCTGCTGGACCTAATTCAATCAATCCAGAGATCCTCAAG CCTGATGTCACTGCTCCTGGAGTCGATATTTTAGCTGCCTATACAGAAGCTTCAGGGCCTTCTTCTCTAGTAACTGACCAGCGCCATCTTCCATTCAATATTATATCTGGCACTTCAATGTCCTGTCCCCATGTTTCTGGCATTGCTGGTCTTCTCAAAAGCATTCATCCAGACTGGAGTCCTGCTGCAATTAAGTCTGCAATTATGACCACAG CAAGAACTAGAAATAATGTAAGACAACCGCTTGCCACTCCTTTTCCTGACGAGTCAAGCCCATTCATCTATGGTTCAGGACACATCTGGCCAAGCCGCGCAATGGACCCTGGCTTGGTTTACGACTTGACCACCAAAGATTATCTAAACTTTCTGTGCTCCATTGGCTATAATGCAACTCAAATGTCAGTGTTTGCCGAGGGACCATACAACTGCCCATCAAAAAACACTAGTTTGTTGGACTTAAACTATCCAGCAATCACTGTTCCTAATCTCTCAGGAAAAGTCACTGTGACTCGAACCTTAAAGAATGTGGGAACTCCAGGGTTGTATAAAGCTCGCATCGATCCACCCCAAGGAATAAAAGTTAAGGTAGAACCAATGAGATTGAAATTCAACAAGacaaatgaagagagaagtttCAAGGTGACGCTGGAGGCTGGGAAAAATGCGAGCCATTTTGTTTATGCATTCGGCAGGCTTATGTGGTCAGATGGGGTGCACACCGTAAGGAGTCACATAGCGGTGAGGAAAGATGAAGCCACATTTTAA